TAGAGAGGCTGCAAATAAAGTAATATTTGTATATAACCTTTGCAACACTTTCTATAGTCTATTCCAGAGGACTCAGGGAAAGGCAAACAACTCCTAAAACATTCTCCTGTTGGACATTGctcttgtttatttgtttttgatgAAAAACTTCTGAAGTTCTCACTTCATTTcatattgaattttgaattgaatgtCAACATCAATCTTAGCTGGCATCAAGAAAATCCTCGTCTAATGAGTAACAAAAGCTTGCACATCAACTAATTTCTGTCCTTATTTACAGGCTGAGATGAACCAGTCAGTGGTAACAGAATTTATCCTTTTGGGAATCAACAATCGACCTGAGCTACAACTCTTCCTTTTCACTGTGTTTCTTATGTTTTACCTTGTTAGTTTCTTGGGCAATCTCAGCATTGTATTTGTAGTGATTTTTGATTATCATTTGCACAAtcctatgtatttctttttaggCAATCTttcctttttagattttttctacTCATCCACTACAGTACCCAAAATGCTGGCTGGGTTGGTGGTGGAGGAAAAGAGGATATCTTTTCAGGGTTGCATAACTCAGCTCCACATCTTTCATTTTTTAGGAAGCACAGAAGCGATGCTTCTCACTTCCATGTCCTATGATAGGTATGTTGCTATTTGTAATCCACTACGATACCATGTCCTCATGGCTAAAACTATTTGTATTCAGTTATCTGCTGTCTGCTGGATAACTGGCTTTATCTATTCATTGACTCACACCATTCTGACCTCCAGGTTACCTTTTTGCTTGATGAACAAACTCACTCATttctattgtgatattaaacccCTTCTCAAACTTGCCTGCACTGACACCCACCTTAATGAACGTTTGGTGTCTATTGTTACTGGATCTGTAGCCGTGTTCACATTTATGCTGATTATAATGTCCTATACATTCATCAGTAGGCATCTCCTGAACATTCAGTCCACTCATAGTAGACATAAAGCCATATCCACATGCACTTCCCATTTGACTGTTG
This Xenopus laevis strain J_2021 chromosome 8S, Xenopus_laevis_v10.1, whole genome shotgun sequence DNA region includes the following protein-coding sequences:
- the LOC121397648 gene encoding olfactory receptor 12D2-like, with the protein product MNQSVVTEFILLGINNRPELQLFLFTVFLMFYLVSFLGNLSIVFVVIFDYHLHNPMYFFLGNLSFLDFFYSSTTVPKMLAGLVVEEKRISFQGCITQLHIFHFLGSTEAMLLTSMSYDRYVAICNPLRYHVLMAKTICIQLSAVCWITGFIYSLTHTILTSRLPFCLMNKLTHFYCDIKPLLKLACTDTHLNERLVSIVTGSVAVFTFMLIIMSYTFISRHLLNIQSTHSRHKAISTCTSHLTVVLLYYGTAFCTYLRPATKDSLEQDRITAVLFTVITPALNPLIYTLRNKDVKKALTKMLFGNMGPRLRMGGRFV